TTGGTCTGCCATGTGATTTCTCCCCTTACGAGCCTTCAATGGATGTTCGATATTCTTCACTTCCGGACCATCGAAATCTGTTTCTTGGAAAGACTGTTGCACACCTTTCATGTCCATTGGTTCTGATTAAAACACAGACTTTCGTTCCAAGATCTTCTGCACTCACAGAATTATCTCACGTTAAGGGCTATATTGTTTAAAcctcttcaatttgaacaaaagtgaaaaattaattattgtggtggaaatttcaattttccaAAGCGATGTCCGATTATTTGACtgaaattatatatttatgcGAATTATACAGTTACTACAAGATACCAACCTTCTTATAATCCTCCTCGTCGATGAACGCGCATAGTAGTGTCCTGTCATTAAATTGGGAGTCGGATAACTGTCTCATTGCCTCCTTGGCGACCTCGggtgatttgaatttggcGTAGACGTTCCCTACCCCATCTTCGAGATGATCAAAGGTTAATCTGTAATCAATCCCTGGTCTAACTAGTTTGACTTCTTCcacattttcaattgtatttttcaatgttgtttcaatttcgtCTGCAAATTGAAGGTTTTTCAAGTCTAAGGGATCTACACAGTTCAGTAGTACCAATACTGAGGAATCTGGATGCTTTTGCTCAGTGaccaatttggaaatctGCTGGAAAGTGAATGATGCTGTCGTTTGAGATAATTTTCCCACGTTTGgtctgaaatatttcacaGACAGGCTTTCTATTGGGACCATTTCGTTAAACACAAGAACGACTACCCCTGTGAAGATCGTCGTTTCTTCAGATCCCTCATGTGTTTCCTTATAAACTAATGGCTGTACCGTGTAATCCGATACATGTAGGGGTTCTATTAAGGACTTAACCTTCGCATCAACATCCTTGACCTGGAGTCCATCCAACTCTTCCAACGCAATCACGTTGGCGCCAcaaaatttttccaaattatcaACAGGTTCAACATAATCATTGGGTCTAGACCATTCTGCCCTTAACAGCccaattttcttgttaAAAAAGGAACGGCAGCTGAGTGCCAATGTTGTCGTCTTTGCAGAGTCAAATTCTACTACCACATAGTCTTCATCCAAGGGACTGATTGTAAAACTTTTTAGTTTGTTGCTTGGACCTAATGATTTGGCAAATGACTCCAGGTATTCTCTTAGCTGAACTCTCTTAGGACCAATGGAATCATC
The sequence above is a segment of the Naumovozyma castellii chromosome 8, complete genome genome. Coding sequences within it:
- the MUD2 gene encoding Mud2p (ancestral locus Anc_2.619), which produces MSSEETLEELRLKIMESMAQKGVLGKLPTEGKEKSPSTQQDMSRKRERGTVEEPDRRNPYINREHSSGTMDPRNPRDQYSRRPQNPRYDNSRQNLTRNYEPSNTYERRNYDRNFQSNTQSNYYEDRNRRSNGGRERERVRYTRTNHTQSKDYNNKSKWNNRRVPPGSDTESSFPQKNYNLSALDCPIYPNIVKSKTSCQLIINNLKNNDDTDDSIGPKRVQLREYLESFAKSLGPSNKLKSFTISPLDEDYVVVEFDSAKTTTLALSCRSFFNKKIGLLRAEWSRPNDYVEPVDNLEKFCGANVIALEELDGLQVKDVDAKVKSLIEPLHVSDYTVQPLVYKETHEGSEETTIFTGVVVLVFNEMVPIESLSVKYFRPNVGKLSQTTASFTFQQISKLVTEQKHPDSSVLVLLNCVDPLDLKNLQFADEIETTLKNTIENVEEVKLVRPGIDYRLTFDHLEDGVGNVYAKFKSPEVAKEAMRQLSDSQFNDRTLLCAFIDEEDYKKVGIL